A region from the Oceanidesulfovibrio marinus genome encodes:
- a CDS encoding molybdopterin-dependent aldehyde oxidoreductase, whose product MLQKRLFINGVETPVFAPAKSTLAEVLREQLHLTGTKVGCGQGQCGACSVILNGKVVRSCITKMSRVPEKSYITTIEGIGAPGNLHPLQKAWALYGAAQCGFCSPGFIVSAKGLLDENDTPTRADVRNWFQKHRNACRCTGYKPLVDAVMAAAEVLRGDAPEESLEFKMPEDGRIWGSKYPRPTAEAKVTGTLDYGADLGLKLPDDTLCLALVQAEVNHANILSIDTSKAETMPGVHAVLTAKDVKGKNRIFGLVQSPYHKGDGWERPIISDTKVFQYGDVLAVVCASTYEEANAAAKEVAVELEMLPAYMSAPEAMADDAIEIHPGTPNVYFTQPLIKGDETAPVFERDDVVVAQGDFVTSRQPHMPIEPDVSFGYMGEDELLHIHSKSIAVHLHAFMIAEGIGLTPDKIAMASNPMGGTFGYKLSPTSEALVGAAVLVTGRPCFLRYNYHQQMTYTGKRSPFHISARMAADKSTGRILALEHDYAVDHGPYCEMASVLTGRGIQFIGAGYDIPNIRGMGRTVCTNHAWGAAFRGFGGVQSYFVGETLVEDLAEALGQDPLEFRYANCYREGSTTPTGATPDVIALPQLLDALRPKYKEAKARTARNSTEKIKKGVGIAVGVYGAGADGMDTAEVFIQYDPDNGVTLGCSWEDHGQGADIGAVGTTHEALRPMGIPVEKIRFSWPDSSKQPPAGPAGASRSQVVVGSALRAACTAMLETLKKADGGFMTYDEAVAAEKPTRFEGTYSSQGSACDPDTGLGDPFVNCMYTIYMAEVSVEVATGKVKVDRVSCVADLGAINNRLAVDGQIYGCIAQGIGLALSEDFEDIKKHSTMIGGGFPYIESIPDDMEIEYFENNLREHGPFGASGAGEGPMVNPHMSVINAIHDACGARIYRLPATPERVLEAIRKAQ is encoded by the coding sequence ATGTTGCAGAAACGGTTGTTCATCAATGGGGTGGAGACGCCTGTTTTCGCCCCGGCAAAATCCACTTTGGCTGAAGTTCTCAGAGAGCAACTCCATTTGACCGGCACAAAGGTCGGTTGCGGGCAGGGGCAGTGCGGCGCCTGTTCTGTGATTCTGAACGGCAAGGTCGTCCGGTCCTGCATCACCAAGATGAGCCGGGTTCCCGAGAAGTCCTATATCACCACGATCGAAGGGATTGGCGCGCCGGGCAATCTGCATCCTCTGCAAAAAGCCTGGGCCCTGTACGGCGCCGCACAATGCGGGTTCTGCTCGCCGGGGTTCATCGTCTCGGCCAAGGGGCTCCTGGACGAGAACGACACCCCCACACGCGCCGATGTCAGGAACTGGTTCCAGAAACACCGCAATGCCTGCCGTTGTACAGGCTACAAGCCGCTTGTGGACGCGGTGATGGCCGCTGCCGAGGTCCTGCGCGGCGATGCGCCCGAAGAAAGCCTGGAGTTCAAGATGCCCGAAGACGGGCGTATCTGGGGCTCCAAGTATCCCCGCCCCACTGCCGAGGCCAAGGTCACCGGCACGCTGGACTACGGCGCGGACCTGGGTCTGAAGCTGCCTGACGACACGCTATGCCTCGCTCTGGTGCAGGCCGAGGTGAATCACGCCAACATCCTGAGCATCGATACGTCCAAGGCGGAAACAATGCCCGGCGTGCACGCCGTGCTGACAGCCAAGGACGTGAAAGGCAAAAACCGCATCTTTGGTCTGGTCCAGAGCCCGTACCACAAAGGGGACGGCTGGGAACGCCCCATCATCAGCGATACCAAGGTGTTCCAATATGGCGATGTCCTGGCTGTGGTCTGCGCCTCCACCTATGAAGAGGCCAATGCGGCGGCCAAGGAAGTGGCCGTAGAGCTGGAGATGCTGCCTGCGTACATGAGCGCGCCCGAGGCCATGGCGGACGACGCCATAGAGATCCATCCCGGCACGCCCAACGTGTACTTCACGCAACCGCTGATCAAAGGCGATGAAACCGCGCCCGTATTTGAACGCGACGATGTGGTGGTGGCGCAGGGAGATTTCGTCACCAGCCGGCAGCCGCACATGCCCATCGAACCGGACGTCTCGTTCGGATATATGGGCGAAGACGAGCTGTTGCACATCCACAGCAAATCCATTGCTGTGCACCTGCACGCCTTCATGATCGCCGAAGGCATCGGGCTGACGCCTGACAAGATCGCCATGGCATCCAACCCCATGGGCGGCACCTTCGGCTACAAGCTGAGCCCCACGTCCGAAGCCCTGGTCGGCGCGGCCGTGCTGGTCACCGGAAGGCCCTGCTTCCTGCGCTACAACTACCACCAGCAGATGACCTATACGGGCAAGCGCTCCCCGTTCCACATCAGCGCGCGCATGGCCGCGGACAAGAGCACCGGGCGCATCCTGGCCCTGGAGCATGATTATGCGGTGGACCACGGGCCCTACTGCGAGATGGCCAGCGTGCTGACCGGACGCGGCATCCAGTTCATCGGCGCGGGCTACGACATTCCGAACATCCGCGGCATGGGCCGCACCGTCTGTACAAACCACGCCTGGGGCGCAGCATTCCGCGGCTTCGGCGGGGTCCAGTCCTATTTTGTCGGGGAAACCCTGGTGGAAGACCTGGCCGAGGCCCTTGGCCAGGACCCCCTGGAGTTCCGTTACGCCAACTGCTACCGCGAGGGCTCCACAACGCCCACCGGCGCGACGCCGGACGTCATCGCACTGCCGCAGCTGCTTGATGCGTTGCGTCCGAAGTACAAGGAGGCCAAGGCGCGCACCGCCAGGAACTCCACCGAAAAGATCAAAAAAGGCGTGGGCATTGCTGTGGGCGTCTACGGCGCCGGCGCGGACGGCATGGATACAGCCGAGGTCTTTATCCAGTACGACCCGGATAACGGCGTAACCCTCGGGTGCTCGTGGGAGGACCATGGCCAGGGCGCGGACATCGGCGCCGTGGGCACAACGCACGAGGCCCTGCGGCCCATGGGCATTCCCGTGGAGAAGATTCGTTTCAGCTGGCCAGACTCTTCCAAGCAGCCCCCGGCAGGACCGGCCGGCGCGTCGCGCTCCCAGGTGGTTGTGGGTAGTGCATTGCGCGCCGCATGCACCGCGATGCTGGAGACGCTGAAAAAGGCCGATGGCGGCTTCATGACCTATGACGAAGCCGTGGCCGCCGAAAAGCCCACGCGTTTTGAAGGCACCTACTCCTCACAGGGCAGCGCCTGCGACCCCGATACCGGTCTCGGCGATCCTTTCGTGAACTGCATGTACACGATCTACATGGCCGAAGTCTCGGTGGAAGTCGCCACCGGCAAGGTCAAGGTGGACAGGGTTTCCTGCGTCGCGGACCTCGGCGCCATCAACAACAGGCTGGCTGTGGACGGGCAGATATACGGCTGCATCGCCCAGGGCATTGGCCTGGCCCTGAGCGAGGACTTTGAAGACATCAAGAAGCACTCCACCATGATCGGTGGCGGCTTTCCCTACATTGAAAGCATCCCGGACGACATGGAGATCGAGTACTTCGAAAACAACCTGCGCGAGCATGGACCCTTTGGCGCTTCCGGCGCTGGAGAAGGCCCCATGGTCAACCCCCACATGTCGGTCATCAATGCCATTCACGACGCCTGTGGCGCACGGATATACCGGCTGCCGGCAACTCCGGAACGAGTGTTGGAAGCGATCCGGAAAGCGCAATGA